A single genomic interval of Rhododendron vialii isolate Sample 1 chromosome 3a, ASM3025357v1 harbors:
- the LOC131320911 gene encoding plasma membrane ATPase 4-like yields MEKSMSLEGIKNETVDLEKVPIEEVFEQLKCTSEGLSSEEGANRLQIFGPNKLEEKKESKILKFLGFMWNPLSWVMEMAAIMAIALANGEGKPPDWQDFVGIICLLVINSTISFIEENNAGNAAAALMAGLAPKTKVLRDGRWSEQDAAILVPGDIISIKLGDIVPADARLLEGDPLKIDQSALTGESLPVTKNPSDEVFSGSTCKQGEIEAVVIATGVHTFFGKAAHLVDSTNQVGHFQKVLTAIGNFCICSIAVGILVEIVVMYPIQKRKYRDGIDNLLVLLIGGIPIAMPTVLSVTMAIGSHRLSQQGAITKRMTAIEELAGMDVLCSDKTGTLTLNKLSVDKSLIEVFAKGVDKDHVLLLAARASRTENQDAIDAAIVGTLADPKEARAGVREVHFFPFNPVDKRTALTYIDAEGRWHRASKGAPEQILTLCNAKEDFKKKVHSIIDKFAERGLRSLAVSSQEVPEKTKESAGGPWQFVGLLSLFDPPRHDSAETIRRALHLGVNVKMITGDQLAIAKETGRRLGMGTNMYPSASLLGNHKDESIAALPIEELIEKADGFAGVFPEHKYEIVKKLQERKHICGMTGDGVNDAPALKKADIGIAVADATDAARGASDIVLTEPGLSVIISAVLTSRAIFQRMKNYTIYAVSITIRIVFGFMFIALIWKFDFSPFMVLIIAILNDGTIMTISKDRVKPSPLPDSWKLNEIFATGIVLGSYLALMTVIFFWAMKDTDFFPDKFGVRPLKDSKNEMMAALYLQVSIVSQALIFVTRSRSWSFIERPGALLMGAFMIAQLVATLIAVYANWGFAKIKGCGWGWAGVIWVYSIVFYVPLDVMKFAIRYILSGKAWNNLLDNKTAFTSKKDYGKEEREAQWALAQRTLHGLQPPETSSVFNDKSSYRELSEIAEQAKRRAEVARLRELHTLKGHVESVVKLKGLDIDTIQQHYTV; encoded by the exons GAAAAAGTTCCTATTGAGGAAGTGTTTGAGCAGCTGAAATGCACAAGCGAAGGTTTAAGTTCAGAGGAAGGGGCCAACAGGCTTCAGATCTTTGGACCAAACAAACTCGAAGAGAAAAAG GAAAGCAAGATACTGAAGTTTCTTGGGTTCATGTGGAATCCGCTCTCGTGGGTGATGGAAATGGCAGCAATAATGGCAATTGCGCTGGCTAATGGCGAAGGAAAGCCTCCGGATTGGCAGGACTTTGTGGGCATTATTTGCTTGCTTGTGATCAATTCCACCATCAGTTTCATTGAAGAAAACAATGCTGGtaatgctgctgctgctcttATGGCTGGTCTTGCCCCAAAAACTAAG GTACTTAGGGATGGTCGATGGAGCGAGCAAGATGCTGCGATTCTGGTTCCAGGGGACATCATTAGTATCAAATTGGGAGACATCGTCCCAGCCGATGCTCGTCTCCTTGAGGGTGATCCTTTAAAAATTGACCAATCTGCCCTAACTGGAGAATCGCTTCCAGTGACCAAAAACCCTTCGGATGAAGTCTTCTCCGGTTCCACTTGCAAACAAGGTGAGATCGAAGCAGTTGTCATCGCCACTGGTGTCCACACCTTCTTTGGAAAGGCTGCACATCTTGTTGACAGCACAAACCAAGTTGGGCACTTCCAAAAAGTGCTCACTGCAATCGGAAACTTCTGTATTTGTTCCATTGCGGTTGGAATACTGGTGGAGATTGTTGTTATGTACCCGATTCAAAAAAGGAAGTACAGAGATGGGATTGACAATCTCCTTGTTCTATTAATCGGAGGCATTCCCATCGCTATGCCCACCGTTTTGTCTGTGACAATGGCTATTGGGTCACACAGATTGTCACAGCAGGGTGCCATTACCAAGAGAATGACTGCCATTGAGGAGTTGGCAGGAATGGATGTTCTCTGCAGTGACAAGACCggaaccctaaccctaaacaaACTTTCTGTTGACAAAAGCTTGATTGAAGTTTTTGCAAAGGGTGTGGATAAAGATCATGTGTTGCTTCTTGCTGCTAGGGCTTCTAGAACTGAAAACCAGGATGCTATTGATGCTGCAATTGTTGGGACGCTAGCTGATCCAAAGGAG GCACGTGCTGGTGTTAGAGAGGTGCATTTCTTCCCATTCAATCCCGTGGACAAGAGAACTGCTTTAACCTACATTGATGCAGAGGGAAGATGGCATCGAGCTAGCAAAGGTGCCCCTGAACAG ATCTTAACCCTTTGCAATGCCAAGGAAGATTTTAAGAAAAAGGTCCATTCCATAATTGATAAGTTTGCTGAACGTGGACTCCGGTCATTGGCTGTTTCAAGCCAG GAAGTGCCTGAGAAAACCAAGGAAAGTGCGGGTGGGCCATGGCAATTTGTTGGATTGTTGTCCCTCTTTGATCCTCCTAGGCATGATAGTGCAGAGACAATCCGCAGGGCTCTGCATCTTGGTGTAAATGTCAAGATGATTACTG GTGATCAACTTGCCATTGCTAAGGAGACTGGACGAAGACTTGGCATGGGAACGAACATGTACCCATCTGCTTCTTTACTTGGTAACCACAAGGATGAATCTATAGCTGCCCTTCCAATTGAAGAATTGATCGAGAAGGCAGATGGGTTTGCCGGAGTATTTCCAG AGCATAAATATGAAATCGTGAAGAAATTGCAAGAGAGGAAGCACATATGTGGAATGACAGGAGACGGTGTGAATGATGCCCCTGCTCTGAAGAAGGCAGACATTGGAATTGCTGTTGCTGATGCTACTGATGCCGCAAGAGGTGCTTCTGACATTGTGCTCACAGAACCTGGGCTGAGTGTCATCATCAGTGCTGTGTTGACCAGTAGAGCTATTTTCCAGAGGATGAAGAATTACACA ATATATGCAGTCTCCATAACAATCCGTATAGTG TTTGGGTTTATGTTTATCGCCTTGATATGGAAGTTCGACTTTTCTCCGTTCATGGTTTTGATCATTGCTATTCTAAACGATG GAACCATAATGACAATATCGAAGGATCGGGTGAAGCCATCTCCTCTGCCAGATAGCTGGAAACTGAATGAGATCTTTGCTACTGGTATAGTTCTTGGAAGTTACTTAGCATTGATGACAGTGATATTTTTTTGGGCAATGAAGGATACTGACTTCTTCCCG GATAAATTTGGTGTAAGGCCATTAAAGGATAGCAAAAATGAAATGATGGCTGCTCTATACCTGCAAGTGAGTATTGTGAGTCAGGCTCTGATATTTGTCACTCGATCTCGCAGCTGGTCCTTTATTGAACGCCCTGGAGCGTTACTGATGGGTGCCTTCATGATTGCGCAACTG GTGGCGACTCTGATAGCGGTCTACGCGAACTGGGGATTCGCTAAAATTAAAGGATGTGGTTGGGGATGGGCTGGTGTTATTTGGGTTTACAGCATTGTCTTCTATGTGCCACTTGACGTGATGAAGTTCGCCATTCGGTATATCTTAAGTGGCAAGGCTTGGAACAACTTGTTAGATAACAAG ACTGCTTTCACCTCAAAGAAAGATTACGGCAAGGAGGAGAGGGAAGCTCAATGGGCACTTGCTCAAAGGACATTACATGGGCTTCAGCCACCAGAAACCTCTAGTGTCTTCAACGATAAAAGCAGCTACAGAGAACTGTCAGAAATCGCTGAACAAGCTAAGAGGAGAGCTGAGGTTGCAAG GCTTCGGGAGCTTCATACGCTCAAGGGACATGTGGAGTCAGTGGTGAAGCTGAAAGGGCTGGACATTGATACCATCCAGCAGCATTACACAGTTTGA